The window GAGTGACTGCACCATTAGGATTATTGAAAAACCATGAATAATGCTAAGCGTTTTTTACAGACGAATTTTTTTGCGCGCTTTGCGATTTGCTTTCTTATATAATTTAACCGCAAAGAACGCAAAGTATATGCGCAAAGTTCGCAACGTAAATCTTATCAATGAAATTAAGTCATCGGATTGAGTGGGATAACGGGGTTCATATTAATGGATTAAATTTAGTGCTGGATGCAACGAAATCGGTTCCGTGTGCATTCGTTTCCCATGCGCATACTGACCATTTCGCTAACCATGGATCGATTCTCGCTTCTGCACCAACCGCGAAACTTTGCGCCGCCCGACTGAAGTCGAAATCACGCCTACCGAAATTTAAGGAAATGAGATATAACCATCCTATCTTGTTTCATGATACCCACGTAGAACTACTTCCTGCAGGACATATTCTCGGTTCATCGCAGATTCGAATTACTTCAGGAAATCAAACGCTACTCTACACTGGCGATTTCAGATTATATCCGAGTTTAACCGCTGAACCGATTATCATCAAATCGGCGGATATTCTGGTTATGGATGCAACCTATGGTGACCCGATGTACATTTTCCCTCCCCGAGAAAGAGAATTGATCCGATTAACGAATTACCTTGATACCTGCTTATCGCATCACGTTACCCCGGTTCTATTAGCGTATACGCTCGGGAAAGCGCAGGAGATACTTAAATACCTTGGCGATATCGGCTATCATTTAACTGTCCACCCTAAAATTGCAGAGTTAGCTGATGTATATACCCAATTCGGAATCACGTTTGCACCCTATAAGAAATTGAATGAAAAAACAGTCGCTCTACCCAACCGAGTTCTACTTGTTCCACCGAATGGGCAGAAGAATGAACTCGTTGGTTCTATTCGGAAGAAAAGTGTTGCAATTCTTACCGGCTGGGCAGTAGATGATTCTGCAAAATATCGCTATCACGCCGATGAACAATTCATTATTAGTGACCATGCAGATTTTCAAGAACTGATTGATTTCGTTCAGTTGGTTAATCCGCGATTGGTTTATATCTGTAATGGAGAAAAGAATTTCGTTAAATATCTCAGAAAATTAGGATTCAATGCTCAACTGCTGGAACGAACTAGACAACTGAATCTATTTGAATAACTTAATAGCGAATATCTCGAATGATAACTAATAACGCGAACAATTACTCATTCAATAGAATCGTTATCGTTCGAGTTATTCGTTCATGGGAGGTTACCAATGAATGTTTACGAAGCTATAATCAATCGCCGGTCTATCCGCCGGTATCAGCAGAAACCGATTGATGAAACGATTCTCGAAAAACTGGTTAACGCTGCGCGATTAGCGCCCTCCGCAGCGAATTTGCAACCCTGCGAATATATTATTGTTCATGATAAAGCTATTGTTGACCAAATTTTCCCTTGTTTAAAATGGGCGGGATATATTGCGCCGGCTGGCAATCCGCCGGAAGGAGAACGACCAGTAGCATACATCGTGGTTCTCTTAAATCGGAACTGGCGAAAAGAAGGCGGTGAAGTTGATGCAGCCGCTGCAATCGAGAATATCCTGTTAACTGCGCTTGAAGAAGGCATTGCTTCCTGCTGGATTGTTTCCGTTGATAAACCGAAAGTCCGGCAAATTCTCAATGTTCCTGATTACTGCGATATAGATTCAGTTATTGCGCTCGGCTATCCGAATGAGAAATCGGTTGTTGAAGAAATGACTGATTCGGTTAAATATTGGAAAGATGATTCTGGGATATTCCACGTCCCCAAGCGGAACCTGAACACTATCCTGCACAAGAACAAATATTGAGTAGAAGCCAGGAATCCAGGCAAGTAACCATACAAAAGGTTCCATTAGCAATGCTCAATTAAAAAAATGAACCTGGAGAATTGAATATTTACGGCGCATATCGTCGAGGATTCCCGGATTCACCCTATATTAAGGTTAGTTTTATGTTTTTCTTATGCCATGCTTTCGTGGTCAGCAACAGGTTTTCTGCGGAAGTGCTGGAGGAATCTTCCGAACTTCTTACTAAATGATTCCATATAGATATAAAACACTGGGGTGATATAGAGGGTAACGAACTGCGAGAAGATTAATCCACCAACGACCGCGAGCCCGAGCGGCTGTCGGGTCTGACCACCGGCACCAACCCCAAGCGCTATGGGCAGCGTGCCCATTAACGCACACATCGTGGTCATCATAATCGGTCGGAACCGAATCAAACAACCCTGATATATCGCTTCCGCTGGGGTTTTCCCCTGAGTTCGTTGCGCTTCTAATGCAAAATCAATCATCATAATCGCATTCTTTTTCACCAAGCCAACCAACATTATCACACCGACAAACGAATAGATGTTCAGTTCAACTCCGAATAGTAATAGAGTCAATAACGCACCGATTCCAGCAGATGGTAACCCTGATAAAATCGTTATCGGATGTGCATAACTTTCATACAGTATTCCCAAAACGAGATAAATCACTAGAATTGCCATAACCAACAATATCCCTAACCCCTTCATCGACGACTGGAACGCTTGTGCGCTGCCAGCGAAATTGGTGCTGATTGAATCAGGTAAAACTTGTCGCGCCGCCGCTTGCACCTTATCCACCGCTTCACCTAAACTCACGCCCGGTTTTAGATTGAATGAGAGTGTTACGGAAGGTAGCTGCCCAGCATGATTGATTGATTGTGGACCTAACCCTTGAGATACATTCGCTACCGCATCTAACGGAACCAGATTTCCATTACTCGACCGAATATAAAGCATCGATAACGATGAGGGGTCGGCTTGATATTGGTCTTCGATTTCCATAATCACTGGATAATCGTTATTCGGTGCGTAAATGGTTGAAATCTGCCGAGAGCCATATGCGGTATAGAGCGTCTGCTCAAGCTGGTGCGGAGTTATTCCAAGCGCCATCGCTTTGTCCCGATTAATCTGAATATTCAGTTGTGGATTTCTTAACTGCAAATCACTGGCTACATCTTCTAATTCTGGCATCATTTTCAGCCGCTGCTCGAATAAACTTGCATAATAATAGAGTTCTCTGGTATCCGGACTCTGGAGCGTAAATTGATAGAGACTCCGCGAAGAAATACCACCGATTCGAATCGGAGGCGGATTGGTAAGATAAACTTTAATCCCGGGAATTTTCGCTAGTTTCGGCCGGAGTTCTTGAATAATCTGGTCAGGGGTAAGTTTCCGTTCTTCTCTGGGTTTCAGTCGCATCGAAATC is drawn from bacterium and contains these coding sequences:
- a CDS encoding MBL fold metallo-hydrolase translates to MKLSHRIEWDNGVHINGLNLVLDATKSVPCAFVSHAHTDHFANHGSILASAPTAKLCAARLKSKSRLPKFKEMRYNHPILFHDTHVELLPAGHILGSSQIRITSGNQTLLYTGDFRLYPSLTAEPIIIKSADILVMDATYGDPMYIFPPRERELIRLTNYLDTCLSHHVTPVLLAYTLGKAQEILKYLGDIGYHLTVHPKIAELADVYTQFGITFAPYKKLNEKTVALPNRVLLVPPNGQKNELVGSIRKKSVAILTGWAVDDSAKYRYHADEQFIISDHADFQELIDFVQLVNPRLVYICNGEKNFVKYLRKLGFNAQLLERTRQLNLFE
- a CDS encoding nitroreductase family protein, giving the protein MNVYEAIINRRSIRRYQQKPIDETILEKLVNAARLAPSAANLQPCEYIIVHDKAIVDQIFPCLKWAGYIAPAGNPPEGERPVAYIVVLLNRNWRKEGGEVDAAAAIENILLTALEEGIASCWIVSVDKPKVRQILNVPDYCDIDSVIALGYPNEKSVVEEMTDSVKYWKDDSGIFHVPKRNLNTILHKNKY